The following coding sequences lie in one Palaemon carinicauda isolate YSFRI2023 chromosome 7, ASM3689809v2, whole genome shotgun sequence genomic window:
- the LOC137644611 gene encoding uncharacterized protein: MAPQFRDPTTSKKAPQFRDPTTSKKASQFRHPTFFREAPPPQFRDPTTSKKAPQGSYYPLKGSQFRDPTTFKKAPQFRDPTTSKKAPQIRHPTSFRKAPQFRDPTTSKKAPQLRDPTTSKKAPQLRDPTTFKKAPKFGDPTTSKKTPQFRDPTISKYAPHLRDPTTFKKVPQFRDLTTSKKAPQFRDPTISKYAPHLRDPTTSKKAPQFRDPTTSKKTRDPTTSKKAPQFRDPTTSKKTPQSLN; the protein is encoded by the exons ATGGCTCCCCAGTTCAGGGATCCTACTACCTCTAAAAAGGCTCCCCAGTTCAGGGATCCTACTACCTCGAAAAAGGCTTCCCAGTTCAGACATCCTACATTCTTTAGAGAGGCTCCCCCCCCCCAGTTCAGGGATCCCACTACCTCTAAAAAGGCTCCCCAG GGATCCTACTACCCCTTAAAAGGCTCCCAGTTCAGGGATCCTACTACCTTTAAAAAGGCTCCCCAGTTCAGGGATCCTACTACCTCGAAAAAGGCTCCCCAGATCAGACATCCTACATCCTTTAGAAAGGCTCCCCAGTTCAGGGATCCCACTACCTCTAAAAAGGCTCCCCAG ctcagggatcctactacctcTAAAAAGGCTCCCCAgctcagggatcctactaccttTAAAAAGGCTCCAAAGTTCGGGGATCCTACTACCTCTAAAAAGACTCCACAGTTCAGGGATCCTACTATCTCTAAATATGCTCCCCAcctcagggatcctactaccttTAAAAAGGTTCCCCAGTTCAGGGATCTTACTACCTCTAAAAAGGCTCCCCAGTTCAGGGATCCTACTATCTCTAAATATGCTCCCCAcctcagggatcctactacctcTAAAAAGGCTCCACAGTTCAGGGATCCTACTACCTCTAAAAAGACTAGGGATCCTACTACCTCTAAGAAGGCTCCACAGTTCAGGGATCCTACTACCTCTAAAAAGACTCCCCAGTCCTTAAACTGA